The following is a genomic window from Rhinoderma darwinii isolate aRhiDar2 unplaced genomic scaffold, aRhiDar2.hap1 Scaffold_733, whole genome shotgun sequence.
tgacctttgaggatcagaccacagtaataaaaaaatagtaaagtaaagtgcaaaaaaaaattaaataataaatacacataaaatacccaccccaaaaaaaacgttcccccccgccaatcattgttgtaacgccagcgctgacccaattaccctaatatagacatgtaatatataaaaatttccggtaaacaatgacgattccaaataaaaggtctattttagggtaaaactatattaccaaaaaaaaaatagctgaaatgtaaaaaagcttatttttttactattagtttcaaactttatgaataaaaattctaaaattgcaaaaaaggtgtgtaaaaaacgataaaaaactaaacctgcattgtctacggaaaaaaaacgtcgcaaaaatcacgtcggttttattttttttttaataaaaatgtgtttggtgcaactttgtaattacgttttattaaaaaatattttcactttttgagatacagctgctttgtatcctgtatccgtcaggtcagcaggactgacgggatcagtgaaacgggccctgcgctaaattataatcttagatgtgatagatttgaggtggatcctgcgtaccACTGATCCTGCAAGAAACAAagcacctgtatctcaaaaagtaaaaatattttttaataaaatcaatcaatcacactgatacacacacatactaataaatatatatatatatatatatatatatatatatatatatatatatatatatatatatatatatatatatatatatatatattataatataaagtttttaaatgtgtacataaccctgtggcactatatacaagggggagcgctgtgtggcactatatacaagggggagagctgtgtgccactatatacaagggggagcgctgtgtgccactatatacaagggggagcgctgtgtggcactatatacaagggggagcgctgtgtggcactatacaagggggagcgctgtgtggcactatataaaagggggagcgctgtgtggcactatatacaaggggggctgtgtagtgctatccacagtggtatgtgtgtggcgctctttatagggggggctttttggtgctatttacaagagggggagggctgtgtggcgctctctacaggggggctgtatggcactatctatagggggctgtgtgtaacgctctctacgggggggggatgtgtgatatatatagggggctgtgtatggcgatatctatgggggtgtgtaatatctacaggggctatgtgtggcactatgaacagggggctgtgtgtatgtggtgttttacagtgtgtggtattattatattcaggcgcgcagtgtttggtgctattatatttaggggcacagtatgtgacaccatgataactttattttcgtttataggtgtggaaatgttggaaaagtgaggagacgtctgagtggcaatttctgcagaaatgagtcatggccgggagaagtcgtcatgagcgctggaccggatggagaagaaaagaggaaaaaaactactagaatctgaggcgtcgtcacctgtgagtcactagatttatagagaaactgtcacctctcctgacatgtttattataggaatccttgtatttcaaaaaaagtatttctgcagtccaggactgatagacaattccccttgtcaggaggttgtgtccctgcacagtgtgacaagggaaatcgtaacactgttaatgcttgcccaaaaaggtagtgttaaaaatagatacggcgcggcagggcggcggtgaggaaggggggcccaagtttgggtaacagcccatggtctacttaatccgtcacaggccagttttaataaatctcgccACGGAATatcctttggaaaaaaaatggacattAAAATTGATCAAAGTTGGAAGCTTCAAATTCAATTGGGGAGGTTTATGAAAAGTAGTGCAGAGGAAAAGTGGAGTCGTTTCCttcagtaaccaatcagattccatctcTCCTATTCCAGAGGATCTTTGGAAACCTAAAATCTGATTGGTGGCTCTGGGCGACTACTGTACTTTTCTTTTGTACTACTTTTCATAAATCTTACCGAATGTGTGCAGACCTCTATTAACCAATGCAAAGAAGTTTTTCCAAAGGACTAAAAACTACTATGGGCAGCCATTTTTGCACTCCTTTGGGCATTGTCACCCAGCTTCTTCACAAACTGGAGAAAAACAAAGCTCCTATCTAGGTGAAGGAAGTATTCACTTTGCAACTTACCGAGTTTGGTGTTTCTGAATGACTAAATTATGATCGTGGATCAGGACCCTATCGGTGACCATAAAGATagaaaagatttttttcaaaaatggtcTGTAATACTAACACGCTgatgctttaaagaggacctgtcactaggtcatataatgtGAACTGgtctactgacctgaatagcgctgtctccctgattccagtgctgtttttctttttttcctgatatagagatatgacccactgttgtgttggctccctatatgctaatttgctgtagttagtcaaGGGGGTggggctagcttccctgcctgtgATACTGACCAACcagcgcgaggcagcttgagggtagttcacgccttgttggctaactacagcatatagggagccaacacaacagtggccatatttctggaatgtgggggtccaggaaaaaaagaaaaacagcgctggaatcagagaCAGCGCTAATCAGGTCAGTAGACTGGCTCAACTTATATGACCaagtgacgggtcctctttaaatttGGAGAAGAAAAACTGGAGAAGAAAAACACTATTAGTTGCAAGATAAAAATGGATTCACATCCACATGTGTGTAATAAATTAAAAtgagttttatttagttttttttatgcattacaGGTTCCAAAAATAGAATTGATGCCTTAGGAGTCATTTTCTGATTGACATTTCTGTAATATTCCTCATCAGTTGGAGCATGAAAACGGCTCCTCGATTGAGTGCATGATTTGATGTATCGCCATGTCTGCCTTACGGGCAAAACGTTTCCCACATTTtgcacatgaaaatggcttctcccctgtgtgggtCCGCTTATGAGTGACAAGGTGTCCTTTACTTGTAAAACATCGCCCACATTCAGAACAGGAGAaaggtttctcccctgtgtgtgTCCTCAAGTGATAGATGAGGGCGCCCTTGTTGGTTAAATATTTTCCACACTCCGAACAAGAAAAGGGTTTTGTCTTCGTGTGAATTATTTGATGTTTAACAAGATACGATTTGTACTGAAAACACGTCCCACAATCGGAACACTGAAATGGGTTCTCTCCTGAGTGAAATTTCAGATGTGTTGCAAGTATAGCTCGAtttgtaaaacatcttccacactCGGGACATGGGAAGAGGATTTCGCCCGTGTGGGTACGTTGATGACTTACAAGCTTTGACTTTTGACTGAAACACTTCCCACACACTGAACATACAAAGGGTTTTTCTCCAGTGTGAACTCGGTAATGTCTAACCAGGTCAGATTTCCGCATAAACAATTTTCCGCTTTCTGAACAAGAGAagggtttctcccctgtgtggatTCTTTTATGGACGTTAAGAGACCCGTTTTGGGTAAAACATTTCCCGCATTCAGAGCACTGATACTTGTCACCACTTCCATGGGCTATTCTACCATTATGGGAGTCTGTTATATTGTGAGAAATGGGGTAATGTCCTGGAGAATTGTGTGCGGGCTTGTCATTGTCTATGTTACAATCAGAAGACAACATGAGACATTTCTCCAGTGTATTCTTGATCATGGATCCATCTGCACgagaaaaataaaatctttaaatATTAAAGTTTACTACAGAAACATCTTACAATAACAAGCAAATATTTATAAATCACTATTATTGAAAGGATCAaggctaaggcctcgttcacatctgcgttggggtcccgttatgacgttccgtcggaggtttcccggGACcaggaacagacacaaactgacgtaaaccagaggtttccgtttccatcgccattgatttcaatggtgacggatccggtgcccatggtttccgattttctctgttgtgcatcggacccgtagttttgccggaagcaattgcCTAGGCTATTGcgtaatttgatgcagaaaatctgAATCAAAACGGTAGGTAAAGACAGGCAGGTCAAATCCGCACCGTTcttttatgcgtttttaggtcggtttttgctgcgttttttttccaattttgtcagatacaattgtgaggcagaaacacaagataaattgacatgctgtagattataaaatacgcaccgcag
Proteins encoded in this region:
- the LOC142729718 gene encoding uncharacterized protein LOC142729718; protein product: MIKNTLEKCLMLSSDCNIDNDKPAHNSPGHYPISHNITDSHNGRIAHGSGDKYQCSECGKCFTQNGSLNVHKRIHTGEKPFSCSESGKLFMRKSDLVRHYRVHTGEKPFVCSVCGKCFSQKSKLVSHQRTHTGEILFPCPECGRCFTNRAILATHLKFHSGENPFQCSDCGTCFQYKSYLVKHQIIHTKTKPFSCSECGKYLTNKGALIYHLRTHTGEKPFSCSECGRCFTSKGHLVTHKRTHTGEKPFSCAKCGKRFARKADMAIHQIMHSIEEPFSCSN